A window of the Phaseolus vulgaris cultivar G19833 chromosome 5, P. vulgaris v2.0, whole genome shotgun sequence genome harbors these coding sequences:
- the LOC137834727 gene encoding protein LNK3-like: MDWYYEKGVNGYVIPRDQDLLDRHPSPDYWSNWEISTNEGCNTPKQFFIMDFFEERFNNQIELEPSLHDKDQFSSSSLCGRLHEQSFQQTALSSDQSNYQLQDLPRFELMNHSFLDSVPEDVSCFDVENLDKSINGLSENQCSSTPGTLQKDTTDSMYVSSNSGPKDCPDREAPSAKVLDPFEQCSMDDDMHEQSSLEEFVLNDLEMAIGQFTERTRLCFRDSLYRLARNTEQHHEMMLDQNENLNIQKSLSHTDHNEITRRCQDKKSMELATNNIDRIIASLMFKSMEFNIHDPPLTPSTNSSESLNREEKSCYSYAQELPTDTQIPRFEPSNQLRDMSSYTTSEDPAKESFMLGFG, translated from the exons ATGGATTGGTACTATGAGAAGGGtgttaatggttatgttatacCCAGAGATCAGGATTTATTGGACAGACATCCTTCACCAGACTATTGGTCAAACTGGGAAATAAGTACAAATGAAGGTTGTAATACacctaaacaattttttatcatGGATTTCTTTGAAGAAAGATTCAATAATCAAATTGAGCTTGAACCGTCCCTGCATGATAAAGATCAGTTTAGCAGTTCAAGTTTATGTGGAAGATTGCATGAGCAATCTTTTCAACAGACAGCACTTTCATCTGACCAGTCTAATTACCAGCTTCAAGATCTACCCAGATTCGAACTGATGAATCACTCTTTCTT GGATTCTGTACCTGAAGATGTGTCATGTTTTGATGTTGAAAACCTAGACAAATCCATCAACGGTTTGTCTGAAAACCAATGCAGCAGTACACCTG GCACACTGCAGAAAGATACCACAGATTCTATGTATGTTTCAAGCAACTCAGGTCCAAAGGATTGTCCAGATAGAGAG gCACCATCTGCTAAGGTTTTAGATCCATTTGAACAATGCAGTATGGATGATGACATGCATGAGCAGTCATCACTTGAAGAATTTGTACTAAATGATCTTGAGATGGCAATTGGACAG TTCACAGAGAGGACCCGTCTTTGCTTCAGAGATTCCCTGTATCGTCTTGCCAGAAATACAGAACAACATCATGAAATGATGCTGGAccagaatgaaaatcttaaTATCCAAAAATCATTGTCACATACAGATCACAATGAAATAACAAGGAG GTGTCAGGACAAGAAATCAATGGAATTGGCTACCAACAACATTGACAGAATAATTGCAAGTCTCATGTTTAAGAGTATGGAGTTCAATATACATGATCCTCCACTTACTCCATCAACAAACAGTTCAGAATCCTTAAACAGGGAAGAAAAATCTTGCTACTCCTATGCTCAAGAATTGCCAACAGATACACAGATTCCAAGGTTTGAACCAAGTAATCAACTAAGGGACATGAGTTCATATACCACTTCTGAAGACCCTGCAAAAGAATCTTTCATGCTTGGATTTGGTTAA
- the LOC137834728 gene encoding small ribosomal subunit protein eS19z-like, producing MATARTVKDVSPHEFVKAYSSHLKRSGKMELPEWTDIVKTAKFKELAPYDPDWYYVRAASMARKIYLRGGLGVGAFQRIYGGSKRNGSRPPHFCKSSGSIARDILQQLQTMNIIELDTKGGRRITPSGRRDLDQVAGRIVVAP from the exons ATGGCCACTGCAAGGACTGTCAAGGACGTTTCTCCCCATGAGTTCGTCAAGGCCTACTCTTCTCACCTTAAGCGATCTGGCAAG ATGGAGCTGCCTGAGTGGACTGATATTGTTAAAACAGCAAAATTTAAGGAGTTGGCTCCCTATGATCCTGACTGGTACTATGTTAGGGCTG CTTCCATGGCAAGAAAGATCTACTTGAGAGGAGGACTTGGTGTTGGTGCATTTCAGAGGATTTATGGCGGGAGCAAGAGGAACGGTAGCCGTCCACCTCATTTCTGCAAGAGCAGTGGTTCCATTGCCCGTGACATTCTTCAGCAGTTGCAAACCATGAACATCATTGAACTAGATACCAAGGG TGGCAGGAGAATCACTCCCAGTGGCCGGCGGGATCTTGATCAAGTTGCGGGACGCATTGTGGTTGCACCTTGA
- the LOC137834726 gene encoding uncharacterized protein, translated as MFVLGASSAAATTAATIPSRILCGTLHSPYSLTTPHNFSSHLLSTTLVRSSSLHFRGVPIKAMAEIETLAASKTASSSSAPGSKQALISLSDKKDLAFVGNGLQELGYTIVSTGGTASSLESAGVAVTKVEQLTQFPEMLDGRVKTLHPNVHGGILARRDLKHHIEALNTHGIGTFDVVVVNLYPFYDKVTSAGGIEFEDGIENIDIGGPAMIRAAAKNHKDVLVVVDTEDYPALLEFLKGNQDDQKFRLKLAWKAFQHVASYDSAVSEWLWKQSVGDKFPPSLTVPLSLKSSLRYGENPHQKAAFYVDKKLSEVNAGGIATAIQHHGKEMSYNNYLDADAAWNCVCEFKNPTCVVVKHTNPCGVASRDDILEAYRLAVKADPVSAFGGIVAFNTEIDEALAREIREFRSPTDGQTRMFYEIVVAPSYSEKGLEILRGKSKTLRILEAKKNEAGKLSLRQVGGGWLAQDSDDLTPQDIKFNVVSGKAPQADELRDAEFAWLCVKHVKSNAIVIAKNNCMLGMGSGQPNRVESLRIAMRKAGDEVKGAALASDAFFPFAWKDAVEEACESGIGVIAEPGGSMRDQDAIDCCNKYGVSLLFTNVRHFRH; from the exons ATGTTTGTGTTGGGTGCTTCCTCCGCCGCAGCCACCACCGCAGCCACCATCCCCTCTCGCATTCTCTGTGGAACTCTTCACTCTCCTTATTCCCTCACAACCCCCCACAACTTCTCTTCCCATCTCTTATCCACAACTTTG GTGCGGTCATCTTCACTGCACTTCAGGGGTGTTCCCATCAAAGCCATGGCTGAGATTGAGACTCTGGCAGCTTCTAAAActgcttcttcttcctctgcTCCTG GGAGCAAGCAAGCCTTGATATCATTGTCAGATAAGAAAGATCTTGCATTTGTTGGCAATGGGCTCCAGGAATTAgg ATACACTATTGTTTCAACTGGAGGAACAGCTTCTTCTTTGGAGAGCGCTGGAGTAGCTGTTACTAAAGTAGAACAGCTTACTCAGTTCCCTGAAATG CTTGATGGCCGCGTCAAAACTTTGCACCCTAACGTACATGGGGGTATCCTGGCTAGAAGGGACCTAAAACATCACATTGAAGCTCTTAATACACATGGAATTG GTACTTTTGATGTTGTGGTGGTGAACTTGTACCCATTTTACGATAAAGTCACATCAGCTGGTGGCATTGAATTTGAGGATGGAATTGAAAATATTGACATTGGTGGTCCAGCCATGATTAGAGCTGCTGCAAAG AATCACAAGGATGTTTTAGTAGTGGTTGATACAGAAGATTACCCTGCTCTTCTGGAATTTCTTAAAGGAAACCAGGATGATCAAAAGTTCAGACTAAAACTTGCATGGAAAGCTTTTCAACATGTTGCTTCCTATGATTCTGCGGTATCTGAGTGGTTGTGGAAGCAGAGTGTGGGAG ATAAATTCCCTCCTAGCTTAACAGTGCCTCTTTCACTCAAAAGCTCTCTCCGTTATGGTGAAAATCCCCATCAAAAAGCTGCATTCTATGTCGACAAAAAACTTTCTGAGGTTAATGCTGGTGGAATTGCTACAGCCATCCAACACCATGGAAAG GAGATGTCATATAATAACTACTTGGATGCTGATGCAGCTTGGAACTGTGTATGTGAGTTTAAGAACCCCACCTGTGTAGTAGTGAAGCATACCAATCCATGTGGGGTAGCATCTCGTGATGATATTCTTGAAGCCTACAGACTGGCTGTTAAAGCCGATCCCGTGAGTGCATTTGGTGGAATTGTAGCCTTCAACACGGAAATTGATGAG gCACTTGCTAGAGAAATCCGAGAATTCAGAAGCCCCACAGACGGTCAGACAAGGATGTTTTATGAAATAGTAGTTGCACCTAGCTATTCAGAGAAGGGACTTGAGATTCTGCGTGGGAAGTCCAAGACTCTAAGGATTCTTGAAGCAAAAAAGAATGAAGCGGGAAAGCTTTCACTCAGACAGGTTGGTGGAGGTTGGTTAGCTCAGGATTCAGATGACTTAACCCCTCAAGACATCAAGTTCAACGTCGTCTCGGGGAAGGCTCCACAAGCTGATGAACTGCGTGATGCGGAGTTTGCATGGTTGtgtgtgaagcatgtcaaaagcAATGCTATTGTGATAGCCAAG AACAATTGTATGTTAGGTATGGGAAGTGGGCAACCAAACCGTGTGGAGAGCTTGAGAATAGCAATGAGAAAAGCTGGAGATGAAGTTAAAGGAGCAGCCTTGGCCAGTGATGCCTTCTTTCCATTTG CTTGGAAAGATGCTGTGGAAGAAGCATGTGAAAGTGGAATTGGTGTTATTGCAGAACCAGGTGGGAGCATGAGGGACCAGGATGCCATAGATTGTTGTAACAAATATGGTGTTTCACTACTCTTTACCAATGTGAGGCACTTTAGGCACTGA